Part of the Musa acuminata AAA Group cultivar baxijiao chromosome BXJ2-7, Cavendish_Baxijiao_AAA, whole genome shotgun sequence genome is shown below.
TCCTAGTGTAGCCTCCTTACCTTCACTTTCTTGATATATTTACAACTTCATGTAATTCTTTTTACCTTCAGAAAATATATGTCTTTCATTGTTGCATATTTATTGTGAAAGGATTTGTCAAACTGGCATTTCAAGCTTGAACTCCTTTGAGAATTTCAGTTTGTGACTcattttctttatttcatttggTTAGATTTTGCTTCAAGTAACTGGAAAACCAAAAGCTTCATTTTGGTTACAATGGAATAATCAAAGAGAGCAAACTGATTTCTCTCTTAGGCAACATGTATTTCCCTTCTATTAGGCATCTTGTATTTCCCTTCTACTATATGTACTGTTTAAAGTgtttattggaaatttgattttttAAACATTAGACGAATGTCAGTGCCTGCATGTGACGACTACTGTAATTAAATTCCAGTGAGGCTTCCCTTAGTGTAGCATAGTCCGGCTAGGTCTTGACTAAGCAGAGCAtatttcttctttcaagaatgacCACCATCATAAGTGAATGATTGGAGGAGTTTGTGTAGAATCATCCATTTGGGTAATATTGTGGGGATCTTAATGCAAATCAATGGCAAGAACAGAAAATTTGTCTAGTAAAGCATGTGATTTAACTTTCTTTTCAGCATTTCAGTGGAGAACAAACGATATTCAATAGTTAATTAACTTATTAAATGTGGAACACTTATTGCAGTGTAATATTCTGGCCTGTGGCTTctttattttaaagtttaaatttTATCTGCACTAGAAATTCATATGCATCATAATCTGGCATTAAGAGGACAAAAGCAGTGTGAAAAGAATTTGTAAGCTAGTGTAGGTTTGAAGGGATGCATGGATATGAAGAGTCATTGGTCGTGCTAGCAGCATGGTTCTGTAAGATTTGAATGTTTTTTATGGAAGGGactcctgaattttttttttgaaatgtgGAAGGAAGGATCGAGTTAGATCCTCTGAAAGTTAACACAGAAGCTTTTGTATGAGGATACATCTTGAATTGTGAGACACTTGGTTTTTCTTGAAGATTTAGCTTTTAGAAAATTATACATTTCTAAATAAGCCATGAATGAACACAGCTGCATGTGACATCAATCAGAAAGTCCAGATGCAAGATTGTGTTAACTCCACTAAATTTAGATTTAGATGGCTTCGCTTCATCATCCATGCAGACTGTGATATACTACTTTTCCGTTATGTTAGATTAGACCAAGGTACCTGAATGGAGCTGAAGAGAAGGTTGCTCTTTTCACATTTTGGGTGACCAAAGTTTGTGCCATTAGAACAACCTTTCTATCATAAGGATGAGATTGTGTAAATTGACTCTTCACAGACTCACATTGGTAGGGACCTTCTTCATTGTGCCATCCTTTTTCAATTAGACATGACACATGTCTAGCAAAACTGTGAATTAACACACCATGCATCTAGACTCTGGTTTCAAGCATGAAATGTCGATATATCACACTGTATGTGTTTTGAATACTCTTTCCAGTCACATACTTGATCTAGTCTATTGTCTATAACAACAATCCAATGGAATCAATAAGTTCTTAAACATCATCATTTTAGCTTTATAGTAGTTTGTACTGGCCGTGACTGCATATCAGCCTCTATTCCAGCGTGTTatacaaaatttcaagtttctgcTAATGTGGCATTTCCAAAAGTATGACAGCATCATGTGTGTCCCAACATAATTCAATTTCTAGAATTCAGATACAAGTAAGTGAATCTCTGTTGTATTAAATGCTTGAATATGGCATGTCTTGCAGTAGCAGAAAGCAGGATATGTGACCATATAGGAAAATCACTTCCACTCTGCTTTAATTTTATGAGCTGCATATGTTATTTGCTTCTTTCTTAAGAGATTGGACTTTTTTTGGGAGAAACTACTAATTGACAGATCGTCTTTTTCAGGAGAAATATTCACTGATGTGGTTGGTAGCCCTTACTATGTTGCACCAGAAGTCCTGAAGAAAATGTATGGTCCAGCTGCTGATGTCTGGAGTGCCGGGGTGATCatttatattcttcttagtgGCGTCCCTCCATTTTGGGCTGGTGAGGATTTTACATTTTACTTATGTTAGCTTATAGTTTGTAACTATATATTTGTATAAATTACCATATATATTTGTTTGTTTATACAGACAAATCTAGTTAATACTGTCTAAGAACTTATTTATCTATGACCTCCTCAAATAATATGCACTGTAATTTACATAATGCCCAGAGACTGAGCAAGGCATATTTGAGGAGGTTTTACATGGCTCACTCGACTTTCAGTCAGATCCATGGCCTAGCATCTCAGAAAGTGCCAAAGATCTGGTAAGAAAAATGCTTGTTAAGGACCCCAGGAGGCGGTTGACTGCCCATCAAGTTCTATGTAAGTTCCTCTTACTTCAGTTTAGACAGTATTCACTGTTATCAGAGGACTCAGAACTTTCGGAAACAGTTCCAAGAGAGAAAATTCATGATGTGCCTTTAGCATGGTCTcttttttattgcattaacatatctCAGAGGTGACAGTGTAACATGACCGAAACAATCACTTGCCCtgaagtttaatgggtgaacctaGGTTTTGACTCTGATTATCCATTTGATCTTTCCTAATTTGGTACTCGAATTAATATCATTACCCAGATTTGTAAAGAAGCTGGAAAGCTCTAATGGACTTGCCAACTAGTTGGCCTATCATGAAATGTATTGTTTGTTAAAAAATTTTGATGGTTCAGCTCTGTGGTGATTTAAATTACTGAAGCTGTTCCTTCCAGGTCATCCCTGGGTTCAGATTGATGGAGTGGCTCCTGATAAGCCTCTGGATTCTGCAGTTCTCTCTCGCTTGAAACAATTCTCTGCAATGAACAAACTCAAAAAGATGGCTATCAGAGTAAGCTTTAGAAGTCATGATCTTGGAAAATAATTTGATACTACTTTAGATGCATAGTTATGAATTGCTGAACAGATCGGCAGAACAAATTTGTCTTTAACTCTGATAAAGACAAACCTTTTGCTTGAAGTTGGCTGTGATGATTAGATGGACTTATTATGCATGCTTACTGTCACACTGGCTAAGGCTGCTGAATTTTGCAACTTGCTATATGTTTTTACAAGTCTAGTATTTTTGAATTGGTCATAAGTGGGCTCAATAATCATGCCCTTGGTCCAGATTGATGAATCACGCTTGTCATCTTGAGATCTTCACCCTCCTCTTTAAGAATGACCACCGGTAACTGATGCTGATTTTTCTGTAGTAAGGTTTTAGATGCCTGGCTTGTGTTAAAAGAAACTTGTAGAAGTATATAAGCATTCTATTGaaaattgttagtctttcctgacATGTTTTGTTTTGGGCCTACCTGTTTGATAATTTGTTAATACATTCTCCTTTAGCTTTTGGCTCAACCTTTTCTCTATAAAGGATGCATTCGTGGGGATGGTCAATGTATTCAGCCTCATGTCTAAGAGGTTGTTTTCGTACCTTCAACTCAGATTTTCTAAGTCATAAAGGAGCAATCTACCATTGTACCAAAGTCTGCCCTCTAACTTTTTGTTTATACCGAACTATAAAATCTAACTCATATGCTTAATTCTGTTAGTCTTTTGGTTTCTATTATCTTGTCTACAATGATTTAATTGTTTTATGCTACATACAATCTGTTTTCCTCCCCTTTTTTTTCCTCCTATCCATTGCTTCTCTCTAAATATGCCCCTTCTATAGGTTATTGCTGAACATCTTTCTGAGGATGAAATTGCTGGCCTTAAAGAGATGTTTAAGATGATAGATACAGACAATAGTGGACATATTACCTTTGAAGAACTCAAGGCTGGATTTGAAAGGGTTGGTGCTTGTCTCAAGGAGTCAGAAGTTTATGCTCTTATGCAGGCGGTAGGTATTCTTAAAATCTGCAAGCTGGCATAATGTGTTTTTAATAGCTGAAATTTACTGTCAAAAATTTCATTCTTTTAGTAATTTAATCGTTGGATTAAACAAGGCTACAAGAACTTTTATGCTAAATGATATTCAATTCATCCAGTATGATACAATCTGCAATACTTGTAGACAATTATATAGGTATATTGAACTCTACCAAGCATAAACAACCTTTAAGCACAGGTAACAAATGCAATTTTGTTTACTCCCACCAAGAGTTGTTGATATGATATTCATGGTATTTTTAGAATTGCAATTATCACAACATCCAAATATATTGCAGTTTTAACCAACATGCTTAATACTGGCTGAGATAAGATGACTATATGGTGCACTAATAGTTTAGATTCTTCAGAAGATGATTTACATTATGTCATTCACTGTAATCTTCTTTTTTATGGAGAATAAAACCAAAATTTAAGATGTTGATTTGCCCTGTGGATGGGCACTTCCTtctctaaagaaaataattaatttCTCGTGCAAACCTTGTGGAGGGAGGAGTTCATTCAGTGTCTGAGCTTAGTATTGTTTTTTTCTCATCTTTGCTTATTCCTTTGTTGGCTGCAAAATTGAAAATTATAGGCAGATGTTGATAACAGCGGGACAATCGATTATGGTGAATTTATTGCTGCCACTTTACATCTAAACAAGATAGAGAGGGAGGATCACTTGTTTGCTGCTTTCTCATACTTCGACAAGGATGGAAGTGGTTACATAACTCAAGATGAGCTGCAGCAGGCTTGTGAAGAATTAGGTGTAGAAGCCGTGCACCTAGATGACATGATCAAAGAAGTGGATCAAAATAATGTAAACTTTATATATTTGAACATATCTGTTGTTTGTTTTTTGTTCCAAACTTACATCAAGAGATGAAAAATCTGCTCATTTTTCAAATCTTTTTCCTTTTCCGCAGGATGGACGTGTAGATTACAATGAATTTGTGGCCATGATGCAAAATGGAAACGATGGATTTGGCAAGAAAGGGATGCAGACTACCTTCAGTATGGGTTTTAGGGAGGCTTTGAAGCTGGGTTGATGattcttgttctttttttttttttgtgtgtaatTAACATTCATAGAATTGTCATATAGAATCTGATAGCTTGTAACTGAGGCTCCAAGGTTGTTGTATTCATAATATTGCAGTTGTTTCAAGTTTCATACCAGTTATACAGTGGTATAGAATTGTAAAATATGAACAAGTTCTCCTGATGTATTGAATATAATC
Proteins encoded:
- the LOC135616512 gene encoding calcium-dependent protein kinase 10-like; amino-acid sequence: MGNICVGPRLSKNGFFQSVSATLWRNRTNKDPLPAEHGKATGEGTSAILAATPSKPVTDAPQPVLIEETKPSKVPEADANPAPHGNPTDQPKKPTHIRRASSAAGLQADFVLKSKTENLKEIYSLGRKLGQGQFGTTYLCVEKATGKEYACKSILKWKLTTEEDVEDVRREIQIMHHLSGHPNVISIKEAYEDAVAVHVVMELCAGGELFDRIIQKGHYTERKAAELARVIVGVVEACHSMGVMHRDLKPENFLFVNQMEDAPLKTIDFGLSIFFKPGEIFTDVVGSPYYVAPEVLKKMYGPAADVWSAGVIIYILLSGVPPFWAETEQGIFEEVLHGSLDFQSDPWPSISESAKDLVRKMLVKDPRRRLTAHQVLCHPWVQIDGVAPDKPLDSAVLSRLKQFSAMNKLKKMAIRVIAEHLSEDEIAGLKEMFKMIDTDNSGHITFEELKAGFERVGACLKESEVYALMQAADVDNSGTIDYGEFIAATLHLNKIEREDHLFAAFSYFDKDGSGYITQDELQQACEELGVEAVHLDDMIKEVDQNNDGRVDYNEFVAMMQNGNDGFGKKGMQTTFSMGFREALKLG